One Bos taurus isolate L1 Dominette 01449 registration number 42190680 breed Hereford chromosome 25, ARS-UCD2.0, whole genome shotgun sequence genomic window carries:
- the HBM gene encoding hemoglobin subunit mu → MLSAQERAHITQVWDLIAGHEAPFGAELLRRLFTVYPSTKVYFRHLGDHPDEVQLLSHGQRMLQAVGVAVQYMDNLRAVLSPLADLHAQVLRVDPTNFPLVIQCFQVVLASHLQGEFTVEMQAAWDKFLTGVAVVLTEKYR, encoded by the exons ATGCTCAGCGCCCAAGAGCGCGCCCACATAACACAGGTCTGGGACCTGATAGCCGGACACGAGGCGCCCTTCGGGGCGGAGCTGCTGCGCAG GCTCTTCACTGTGTACCCTAGCACCAAGGTCTACTTCAGACATCTGGGTGACCACCCAGACGAGGTGCAGCTGCTGAGCCACGGTCAACGCATGCTCCAGGCGGTGGGCGTGGCCGTGCAGTACATGGACAACCTGCGCGCAGTCCTGAGCCCGCTTGCCGACCTGCACGCACAAGTGCTGCGCGTGGACCCCACCAACTTCCCA CTGGTGATCCAGtgtttccaggtggtgctggccTCCCACCTGCAGGGCGAGTTCACGGTGGAGATGCAGGCGGCGTGGGATAAGTTCCTGACGGGCGTGGCCGTGGTGCTGACGGAGAAGTACCGCTGA